Genomic DNA from Desulfuromonas versatilis:
ACCTGTCGGGCCAAAAGTCCTTCGGTGACGAAGCGCCTGGACGAAGTCTCCACCTCGGCCGGAAGCAACAGCCAGCGCCCCCGCTGCCTGATCCGTTCGGCCAGCCGGGTGTCCTCCATGATCGGCAGGGTTTCGTCAAAGGGGCCGACTTCGGCGAAATAGCGCCTCGCCAGCAAAAACCCCTGGTCCCCATGGGTGCATTCCGGCCGGTCGAGACGGGCCTTGGTCTCGTAATAGTAATAGGCAAAAGGAGCCCGCCCCTCGTGGTCGTAAAAGCGCAGGGCAAAATGCCCGGCAACGCCCTGGTGGCCCTGGGCCTCGATCGCCGCCCCCAGCGCATCGATCCCCCGCCGCAGGGCCAGCGGGTCGGGAAACCGGGAATCGACATGCAGAAACAGCAGCCAGGGTGCCTGCACCCCCTGCGCGGCGGTGTTGAGCTGGCGGCTGCGCCCGGCAGCAGAGCTGCGCAGGATAATGGGAAAGTCGAAGCGGCCGGCGAGCCGGCTGATGTTCTTCAGCGTGTCGTCGCTGGAGCCCCCGTCGGCGAAAATCAGCTCGAAGCGAACCTCCCGCTGTTCGGCGAGCGCCTCGACAAAAGGCCCGACGGCGGCGGACTCGTTGAGCACCGGGACGATGACGGCAAGTTCGGGGCAGGCACCGGCAGCTAGCATAAACGACGATTGTTCGACGAAGGTTGAAACGAAGCGCCCAACAAAAAAGCGGACCCTTGCAGGTCCGCTTTTTTGCATGGCGACAGGATCATCGCGGCCTAGAGCCCGGCGCGCTTGCGCAGAGACTCGGCCCGGTCGGTGCGCTCCCAGGTGAACTCGGGAAGCTCGCGCCCGAAGTGGCCATAGGCAGCGGTTTTCTGGTAGATCGGCCGCAGCAGGTCGAGGGTCTTGATGATTGCGGCGGGGCGCATGTCGAACTCCTCGCGGGCGATCCGGGCGATGTCGTTGGAGGGGATCTTGCCGGTGCCGAAGGTGTTGATCATGACCGAGACCGGCTCGGCGACCCCGATGGCGTAGGCCACCTGAACCTCGCACTTGTCGGCAAGCCCCGAGGCGACGATGTTCTTGGCGACGTAGCGGGCCATGTAGGAGGCGCTGCGGTCGACCTTGGAGGGGTCCTTGCCGGAGAAGGCGCCGCCGCCGTGGGAACCCTGACCGCCGTAGGTGTCGACGATGATTTTGCGCCCGGTCAGGCCGCAGTCCCCCATGGGACCGCCGACCACGAAGCGGCCGGTGGGGTTGATGAAGTACTTGGTTTTCTCGTCGAGCAGCTCGGCGGGGATGATCTTCCTGACCACTTCCTCGACGATCCCCTCCTTGAGGGTTTCGTAGGTCACCTCCGGGGAGTGCTGGGAGGATACCACCACCGCATCGACACGGATCGGCTTGTCGTTGATGTACTGGATCGAGACCTGAGATTTGCCGTCGGGACGCAGAAACGGCAACAGGCCGCTTTTGCGCACCTCGGAGAGCCGCTTGGTCAACTTGTGAGCGAAGGTAATCGGCATCGGCATCAGCTCGGGGGTCTCGTTGCAGGCGTAGCCGAACATCAGGCCCTGGTCGCCGGCGCCCTGCTCCTTGAACATCCCCTCGCCTTCGGTAACGCCCATGGAGATGTCGGGGGACTGGCGATCGATGGAGGTCAGTACGGCGCAGGTTTCGTAGTCAAAACCCATGGAGGAATCGTCGTAACCAATCTCCTTGATGGTCTGGCGGACGATCCCCGGCATGTCGACGTAAGCCGTGGTGGTGATTTCGCCTGCGATCATGGCCATGCCGGTGGTCACCAGGGTTTCGCAGGCCACCCGGGCCTTGGGGTCCTGGGCGAGGATGGCGTCGAGAACGCCATCGGAAATCTGGTCGGCGATTTTGTCGGGATGCCCCTCGGTTACGGACTCGGACGTGAAAAGAAAATCGGTCATTGCCATGGAGCAGAATCCTCCTGTCTGGGTTGGTTTTGAACAAAGTTGCAATTTAAGGGGAATTGTTCGAAATTGTCAAGCCCTTAACCGGCCCTTAAACGGTTGGGTACAAAGCGGCCGGAAAATGCTCAAATCGGCATGGGAGCGAACAACTCGGGAAAACGCTTGCCCATCTCCTCCTCGAGCAGGCGCGAGACATCCTGCGCCGTGGGCAGACTCGAGAGACGGGCCAAAAGCTGCTCTCCGTCCTCCCGCGTCACCTGGCGCAGCACCCTCTTCACCCGCGGAATCCCCGGGGCATTCATGGAGAGCTCGTCGATCCCCAGCCCCAGCAGCACCAGCAGATAGAGGGGATCGCCGGCCATCTCGCCGCACATGGCGACCGGGATCCCTTTGTCCCTGGCCGCCTGGCAGATCATCCGCAGGGCCCGCAAGATGCCCGGATGCATCGGTTCGTAGAGGTAGGCGACATGTTCGTTGCCGCGGTCCACCGCCAGGCAGTACTGGATCAGGTCGTTGGTGCCGATGGAGAAGAAATCGGCCTCCTGCGCCAGCATGTCCGCCACCAGCGCGGCCGAGGGGGTTTCGATCATGATCCCCACCGGAAGCTCGGCGGCGAATGCTACCCCTTCGGCAGCCAGCTCGGCCCGTGCCTTTTCGAGACACTCACGGCAGGCCCGCAACTCGGCCACCCCGGAAATCATCGGGAACATAATGCGCGCGGGGCCGAAGGCCGAGGCCCGCAAAATGGCCCGCAACTGGATGTGGAACAGGCGACGCTCTTTGAGGGAGAAGCGGATCGCGCGCAGGCCCATGGCCGGGTTGGCCTCGTCGGCCAGGTTGATCTCGGGCACGAACTTGTCCCCGCCGACATCCAGGGTGCGGATGGTCACCGGGTTGGGGGCCATTTTTTCCAGAATATCCTTGTAAACCTCAAACTGCTCCTGCTCGCCGGGGGGAATCCTGCGGTTGAGAAACAAAAACTCGGAGCGGAACAGGCCGATGCCCTCGGCGCCCTGGGCCAGCACCAGGGGGATCTCGTCGGGCAGTTCGACGTTGCCCCGCAGCGCGACATGGTGCCCGTCCCGGGTTTCCGAGGCGAGTTCGCGATAGCTGAGCAGTTCCTTCTCCAGGTAGTCGTAATTCTGTTTCTTTTTCAGGTATTCACGAAACGTCTCGTCGGAGGGGTTGAGAATCACCGTGCCGTGGCTTCCGTCGATGATCACCGGGGTCGGCTCCTTGACCAGAGCGGTGATGTTCTCCAGGCCGATCACCGCGGGAATCCCCATGGAGCGCGCCAGGATGGCGGTATGGGAGGTTCGGCCGCCGACATCGGTGACAAAACCGATGATCTGCTCTTTTTCCATCTGCATGGTGTCGGCGGGGGAAAGATCGTGAGCGACCACCACCACCTTGCGGTCGAGGCCGGCAATCGCCTGCTGTCCCTCTCCCAGCAGGTTGCGCAAAAGCCGCTCGCCAATGGAGTCGATATCCGACCCGCGCTCGCGCAGGTACTCGTCCTCGATGCGCTCAAACACCTCGCGAAAGCGGCGCAAGGTTCGTTTGAGGGCCCCCTGGGCGTTGATCTGCTCATTGCGGATCAGCTCCAGGGTGCTGTCGATCAGCATCTGGTCCTCGAGGATCAGCAGATGGGTATCGATAATATAGAGATGCTCGGCCAGCTGGCGGTCGGAAACGGCGGCCTTGACCTCTTCGAGCTGCATTTTGGACTGCTGCACCGCCTCCAGAAAGGCGTTGACCTCGAAGGGGATTTCCTCGGCGGCAATCGGCCGCTCCACCGCCCTCACCCGCTCCCGATTGACCGAGTGGGTCTCCCCGATGCTGATCCCGGGGGAGGCCCCGATGCCGATCAGGAAAGTGTCCAGGGGTATTTTATTCTTCCCCGAATCCGTCATCGATCAGTTGCCCGATGGCACTCATGGCCGCCGGGCCATCCTCCCCGTTGATGGTTACCAGTATCTTCGACCCCTTGGGAGCAGCCAGCATCAATATGCCCATGATGCTCTTG
This window encodes:
- a CDS encoding TIGR04283 family arsenosugar biosynthesis glycosyltransferase, translating into MLAAGACPELAVIVPVLNESAAVGPFVEALAEQREVRFELIFADGGSSDDTLKNISRLAGRFDFPIILRSSAAGRSRQLNTAAQGVQAPWLLFLHVDSRFPDPLALRRGIDALGAAIEAQGHQGVAGHFALRFYDHEGRAPFAYYYYETKARLDRPECTHGDQGFLLARRYFAEVGPFDETLPIMEDTRLAERIRQRGRWLLLPAEVETSSRRFVTEGLLARQVLNALIMNFAAIGWSEFFREAAAIYRRQDQARGLDLLPFLDKIRELLRAKGVAERLQLWWRTGGYVRRHGWQLALAWDAWRSFRRYIPPAQGPLAVLRVFDRWFDRLTDNPAGHLGATLLVWCWFNALWLLLRLRRAQR
- the metK gene encoding methionine adenosyltransferase — its product is MAMTDFLFTSESVTEGHPDKIADQISDGVLDAILAQDPKARVACETLVTTGMAMIAGEITTTAYVDMPGIVRQTIKEIGYDDSSMGFDYETCAVLTSIDRQSPDISMGVTEGEGMFKEQGAGDQGLMFGYACNETPELMPMPITFAHKLTKRLSEVRKSGLLPFLRPDGKSQVSIQYINDKPIRVDAVVVSSQHSPEVTYETLKEGIVEEVVRKIIPAELLDEKTKYFINPTGRFVVGGPMGDCGLTGRKIIVDTYGGQGSHGGGAFSGKDPSKVDRSASYMARYVAKNIVASGLADKCEVQVAYAIGVAEPVSVMINTFGTGKIPSNDIARIAREEFDMRPAAIIKTLDLLRPIYQKTAAYGHFGRELPEFTWERTDRAESLRKRAGL
- the ptsP gene encoding phosphoenolpyruvate--protein phosphotransferase, which encodes MTDSGKNKIPLDTFLIGIGASPGISIGETHSVNRERVRAVERPIAAEEIPFEVNAFLEAVQQSKMQLEEVKAAVSDRQLAEHLYIIDTHLLILEDQMLIDSTLELIRNEQINAQGALKRTLRRFREVFERIEDEYLRERGSDIDSIGERLLRNLLGEGQQAIAGLDRKVVVVAHDLSPADTMQMEKEQIIGFVTDVGGRTSHTAILARSMGIPAVIGLENITALVKEPTPVIIDGSHGTVILNPSDETFREYLKKKQNYDYLEKELLSYRELASETRDGHHVALRGNVELPDEIPLVLAQGAEGIGLFRSEFLFLNRRIPPGEQEQFEVYKDILEKMAPNPVTIRTLDVGGDKFVPEINLADEANPAMGLRAIRFSLKERRLFHIQLRAILRASAFGPARIMFPMISGVAELRACRECLEKARAELAAEGVAFAAELPVGIMIETPSAALVADMLAQEADFFSIGTNDLIQYCLAVDRGNEHVAYLYEPMHPGILRALRMICQAARDKGIPVAMCGEMAGDPLYLLVLLGLGIDELSMNAPGIPRVKRVLRQVTREDGEQLLARLSSLPTAQDVSRLLEEEMGKRFPELFAPMPI
- a CDS encoding HPr family phosphocarrier protein, with translation MEKKEFIIKNRLGLHARAAAQLVQTANRFRSDITLEKEGVEVNGKSIMGILMLAAPKGSKILVTINGEDGPAAMSAIGQLIDDGFGEE